The Ostrea edulis chromosome 1, xbOstEdul1.1, whole genome shotgun sequence genomic sequence TCtgtgcctgctgcccaatcctattcattttaaataaaatattgtttaaataaatggtTTTGTGAACAGGCAGACAAACCAAAAGCAATATACGGCAAATTTTTCTCTAACTATATCCTTTGTTACTGTGACAAAAATTTCAAACGTCTTATTCATCATGTACTTGACACttgtacattatttttaaaacaacagactATTTAGTACATATGTTATGTACCTGTTCTTGAACAACCATGAACTTCTGAAAGATGACTGGCACAGTTCTGCCAAAACTCCTCAGAGTTTATAAGAGGTACTCCACCATTGATGGAAACATAATTCCTCAATGAAGCCCTTTCTTCTTTGGTCCATTGTTGTTTTCGTACATTTTCTTTGCCAAACTATAATATAGCAGTATTCATTATAAAGTGcattatttatcaaattcatttaatattGTATGATCAGATcaaagatatgaatttacattatatgtatCTATTATctaattgtaaaattcacatataGTGATTGAGATAACATTCTTATTCCTCAAATACCTTCTGTGGCTGCTGTGGAGTTGCTCCAGTAGGGGTACCACGTGACCTTTTTACAGAACGACGTGTCCTTACAGGAGACTTACTCATTGAATAATTATGGAAGGAAATGAAGGATGGATACCCCTAGAAAATCAGTTCAGCATATAAATTCAAGAGCTTTTAAATTGCTTTACTGTATGCATAACAATGACATATGAACCAAATTGAAATAGTACTGAGGTAAACTCTGAATATAACACAAAAGTTGACAACTGATTcaaaactaaattcaaataatacaCAAAAGCACCAGTCTTGTTTCTgaacttgcatattttgataaaaaatgatttatgtacatgtatttgatgcCATCCTAAAATTTTATGCTGGTGAAAAAGAAATGGTGACTGTTAAAATTCACTACCTTTGGTAGTAGCATTGTAAAATGGACAACATCCATATGAATGAATGTATTCAACTGTACATATCAAAAGATAGCTTGGGTAAAAAGATGACCATGCATGCAAGGATAGTACAGGTATTAGATCATGGTGACCTACCAAATTAGCACCACTTTTGACTTACTTTAAACATCAGTAGTGGTGGGATTTGAACCCACAAGTCTCcatgaaatagaaatattaaatacatgcattataGTTGACATACTGGGTAGGGTGTTGGTAACATGCAATTATGAGATTAACAGGGGGTTGGAAATAATTTTAACCTCCCCCATGCAGGCTATACACACCAACATTGAGCATGCAAACAATACAGAAATGGATGCAATATTGGGAGGGTTCGGGGATAAACAATGCAAAACTAAACCCTTTAACTGTATTTGGTTGAGATGACACTGCCTAGAATAAGATATAGTTTAAGTATAAACACTTTCCTTACGTAAAGTATGTGCAACAGTGGGTCAAACCACGTGGAATCGCGATCGAAAACTTTGGTCGTTCTGCTACATTAAATGGGGAGCGACATATGCAAAATTGCATACCAATACACAGATCAGTCATATATACACGGGATGCGATAATAAAATTTCGATGTCGGTACAAGACAATGTAAATATTGGAAGTCAATTTTGACTACCTCAACGTGttcaaaatgtaaacaattttcAGTCTGGTGATTTCGAAGCTATTTTCGTCTAAATAAGTAAAAAGAAACgggaaataaaaagaaaagaacttAAGTCAACAAAACGAAATAGTGAAATAAGTTGTTCTAAAGTAAAATGAGAGGGTTTATGTATTCTTTCTAGAGATGAAAACTTACTTTGTCCGCCATTTTAGAATTCAGTCTGAATTGCGCAATGTCATACACCAAATCAACCGGTGCCTGACCTCAATGTAGAGAGTGCGCGAACGGAATTTCTTGTATTCAGATGAAGATTTAAGTACACATGGGTTGTTGGATGAgtaatttataaaaaaaaacgtttCTGAGACCCAGAgcaaaatatatagattttatacatGGAATTACTATTAAGTGATAAAAATACCCATTGAGATATTTTGTTGTTAGTTAGAACATATGCTATAAAAACTAACAGCAAAGTTTGAGAAAATTCCTGTGCTGCATTTTCATGTGAGACTGGTTTaaattttctgtaatttttcacatttttactttaaaaagtATGCTTCAACAGACGATTTATGAAAATATAGGTTCATTAGAAACGctaatattttctatataactTAAAGAATACCTCTAGATCACAAAAACATACAAAAACCCCGGTGAAATTCAAGagaataatttatttactaaccATAAGCAATAATAGGCAATACATCAAGGACATCATGTTCCATATATAGAAAACCCCTCGTTGCTATGGTAACCCCAGtgtttcaacaacaaaaaattacaaaattttattactCTAGGGCATAGCTATCATTGTGTATAACAACTTTTAGAATCTATGAGATACCAGTGAAATTCATGTTCATCATGTGAACATTTGGTGTCAGATGGGAGGGGTATGGTTGCGTAGGTTGCATGTAGGTACAGGATGGCAAGGAAGGGTGCTGGGTTGGAGGTGTTGTGCGAATTCCATAGCTATGGTTGCTTGATAAATGCCCGGATGGCTGACGAAGTGCGCAATCGTTGCTCTGTTGCGGCAGACGACAAGACTGCATTTGAGGATTGATGCTGTGTAGATCCAGACTTGACGACACCGGTTGGAGCAGAGCAGAAGTAGTGGACACGGGCAAGAACGAACTGGCAGGTGACGAACGGTTAATGGGAGAGTGGTGTGGATAATAAATTTGATCATTAGATGACGCCATGCACGACTGAGAATAAGACTTTACGGCACTGCTCATGTACTGACAGTGAGTCTGTTGCAGGTTAGCACTTTGCGTGGGACTTGTGGCTTTCAGTGGACCGCTCGCACTTCCGCTGATTGGAGATGCCTTTGCATGGAGAGGTTGAAGATCCCCGTCGAGTACATCGGTGTGGTGAGGTTCAGGGGTTGGAGGGATGGAATCGCTCTCATCTTCAGATTTTATTCTTGCCGAGACTTTCCGTTCGTTTCCTTCTTCCTctagttttattttctttgagaagttatctgaagaaaaaaaagaatgaatCACAGTATTAGAGCAGAAGATAGAGGCAGAAGTCTAAcgcatatttttgttttctatttcagTTCAAAATTGGTCCGTTTTTATGCGATGGTTGCTTTGAATCCCATTTGTGAGTTAGTTGGCAGGTGCTGTAATGTGCTCTTAGTTACCTAATGGAATTATGAAGGGGAAGGTGCGAAAACTTTCGGCGATATTTCAGCGAACGTCCCTTGATTCAATTAGGTGCTACCATCAATATTTAACGAGAGAGATGGTAATTTCATCAATTCGAACGCTCAATGGATTTCTTTTTCGTTTAGCCAAGATGCGCTGCGACTAGGTGTGAGGTTTAAATTCACCCAGGAACTAAACCCGATTGTTATGGCAATAAATGCGAAAAATCACTACAAATAGGCGCAGCATTCAGTGTTACATATTACCCCGGTAACAGATTTCGACCAAAAAAGTGGAATAGACGGCGAGAGACAATTATTCAAGCAGACAGCTAATTTGATCAAAATAGTGTATATTTTCACTGTAATTTAGTCTTAAAGTGTGGATCATAATTTGCCCCCACCTTTTCCAATCTCTGAAATGTTTTCTTCACCTGCTGGGCGCTTCATACTCAACCGATGATCTCTGCTTAAGGAAAATAAAAGAGAACGATTATTTTTGGTCAACGATTTGCCACTCGTTTTCTTTAACTTTTGTCACATCTTAAGAAGCATGCTAAAGTTTTATTGCAGATATGAAAATAACTTACCTCCTACCCATGCCATTATCTCTGAAACCTTTAGCAAAGGGATTGTTGTCGATTTTCAACTGTGTGATCTGGGGGGGGGGAAATATCTTCATTAATGGTGGAAAGTCGTTCATAAAGAATGTGTTTCAATGtgtcaaaataaatgaaatattgaaaaattaagGAAAATAGTATAGAATTATTGTCATTGATTTTACTAAACGGCGTAATTAATGCGGTACGGAGAGGCGTAATTAAATTATTGGAATCGGATGTTTGTTCATTAAAACTGTAAGAGATACCGCTGTGGAGAGGAGCTGGACTTTGTGTTGTCAAGCCAATACAATTGTAGTTAAATAGTCATTGTTGTCGAATAATTTATTTCGATCTTTTAATTGACTGTGGGGCTAACGGAGTCGTTCTGCTGATAGTTTTCTGAATCCTCCAAAGACAGGCGCAAAATATGCTCTACGATCAGATGACGTCTGCTACATCTGGCAACGAATGACGTACAAATTGTCTGCTTGATTTTCAATGCAATAGTGACGGTAGACAAAACGCGTTATTTTCAGGAATTTGGGGTAGAGACATTTTTGCGATATACGGattgaaaattgtcaatgaaataAAAGGTAGTTACGTGATATGTTTGTGCAAGTATCAAAATAATGGTATTTCCTATCGAACTAGCTGTAAAGTCAACACCACGTCAAGTGGAATTAATAACGAGTTGCACAAATCAAGGGTCGAACTGAAGTGGTGATGTCTATTGTCGGTCTTGATCCTTTGAATAAACTCCATTCTTTCCTTTTTTATCTACCTCACGCAATAGTCCAAACACCGAATTGTTATGGTGTGATGTTGATGGCATGAATTGATTAAAACAGGTGCCGTGAGatacatcaaatattgaacacTGTGCTGTACTTAATGTCGTGGTAGCCACACTCACCTGTTCGTTCTGGTACGCCGTTACGGCGATGAAGACAGTTTCTTCGAATGCGTACGTATTGAACGAATTCCACCTCATTGTGAAAATATCATTGGCTTGCACCACATGAACTCTGGGTTgatacttgtgcatggaattcAAAATTATCTGCAAAAAAAAGGAACATAgttaaaaaaacaacccattATTGCAACAGATTAAGACTTGGTCAAAAGATACCGCGATTTTCATCAAAGTGTAATAAAAATCATCATTCTTTTGTGCTTGATATTGTAATTATCAGCGTAGTTTATGTCATATAATGAATAATGCACAGgtaattttcaacatttgtaATTTGACTGATGCTAGTGTGAAATGTCTAGTTATTAGTGTCCTATCTGTGTCAATTTTTGCGGAAAGTTAATTAATCTCGGACgggatttctctctctctgatattCCAAAGGTGCAAATTTGACATGATAATTCTCACTCCGTGACGTCCGTAGACCGAAATATTTAAGTCTGCTGTCCATTTAATAGAAAGCATGAATTACTTCGTAGATTGTCATGttcctttctctctctctgctcTCCTCCCCCCCAAAAAACTATGGGTAAAAAAAGAACACCAAATCATCGACATGTGTTTGTGGTAATAAGAGAACAATAGCATTGCCATCATTTTGTATTTTAGCTCGAGaagataaaaatcatatcgtATTGCATGGTATTCTCCAAtgcaatatcccccccccccccccccaaagatcAACTCATTTGGTCCGTGACGGGTAAAAGAAGACATCATACCCGGGGGAGGGTAATGTAATCAACAAATTAGCGACCGTTTTAGAAATCCGGACTGTTCTTTTTACACGGAGCCCAGATCCCCATCAGTGTTAGGCCTGTCGTTGCTTCGTCACTTTCGTAAAATAATGCTAATTGTTTAGTGGTGAGCGCTAAAGAATAAACAAGACCAGATGAGCATTATCAAAAAGCCTCAGGGTAGACAAAAGTATCAAGTTTTGATAGCTCTGCGAAGTGATCGTATCAAGAATTATTATTTTGTTATAGATATGATAAACGGGTCGTGAGACGCTTTATGTCTTCATTGTCTCCGGTCGATTTGCAGGAAACCGGGAAAAGGTTACTCCACCAAAAAAGTCCTTTCTTCTCTTCCTTCAATTTTGTAATAGTTATTCGAAAGAAAATGTCTTATTTAATAGATTAAGATTTGGCACGAAAGAAAGTTTTCCAACAATCATCTTGATGAATTTGTGCGCATGTGTTCTGGCACCAAGGGATTACTAGGTTTGAAGACTTAGTGAAATGACTCGCACGAGGCGCGTGATTTTAGATAACTTTGAATATCTGAAATCCCTATTGTTCGATGTTTATTGTGACCAAATTGCAACAGCAATTCATTTTTGTTAAGGAAAAGAAATTAGATGAAAGAAGAATGAGATTCCTGTGAGCATTTGCTTCTAGATGTGTTTGACCAGGGTAATAGTTTTGACGATTTCTTCAGTTTCTGTCGATTGTAactaaaatctaaaaaataaaaatacgaAAAAAATTTAATGTAACTTACATGTCCATTTTGATCCAGATTGTTGTTGGTCAACTTCAGTTTGTGAAAGGTCATGGGTTGCTTCATCCAGTGAGACCCGGAAGCGGGGGAGTCTGGGTGGATGTACAGGCGCCCCGGCATGTGGGGCTCAGCTTTACCGGTCACCACCCATTCTGAGTTGTGGTATTTATAGCGACAGTCATCCACAGGAACGATGTCCACCAGAAGAATGTACTTTGAATGCGGATCCAATCCCTCCAAGTTTACCTTCAGAGTGGGGAACATCCgtctaaaataaaaaagaataaaatattgttataaGCAATATTTATTACATTCCAGAACTATAGTGGAGCATACTCAATCGGCTTTGTggtgtttttcaaaaaaataattattataatattattattattgtatatatgtgGTGAAATTGCATGATAAAATTTATTGCCATTATTTGGCAATGAATTTCTAATTTTCATCTTATTTGTGCTTGTCGCTAACATTGTTCTTAAAGGTTGATTTACAATTATCGTTCCTTGCATTCTTTTGGACTTATCTTTATCTAATTTGTGTGAAGCAAGGAGAAGAGCGCGTAAAAAATCTTTTGTGTTTGTATAAAAATGAACACATCTTGAGTCTAAACTTGTGAATACCACTTTCGTTTAAATCAATTATCTGTTTTTCAAACTCTCACTTCTACGGACAGGGAAACACTTCtgaacaaatttgtttttgtgtaaaacaaaCAGATTGTACATGCCGCAGGCAGGCTGATCTTTTTAtcgcatttaaaaaaaagaaacagcAAGATTAGTCTATACTCTTGAAATAGTTCTTTCATGGAAGTAAACGCACTCCTGATTCTATATGAAATTTTTATCTGTGTGAAGAAACACTTCAAAATTCGTGTAAATTCACACTTACACCTCTATGATCACACCGCCCCGAAAGATGAAATTAGTcgatgaaaaattatttcttttcgTGAAAATCGACAAATTCGATAATTACTCTGATAGGTCATGCAATGTTAAATTCTTTTCACGGTAGTATGACTTTGGTCTCCTTTAATCCTGTCGCGCAGACCTTATAGATACAAGGGTCGTCTCACACCTTCTCTTGTAATTACAAAAGATAATTGCAGGATGTGGTAATTTTCAGACAAATATTCCGATGTTTTCTTACGATTAATACATGGCCGACGGTGTTATAACATGGTAATTTAATAATCGCCAATTATAAGTTTATGGCGACGATTTTACAATTCAATCCAATTCACgaatgtaaatgttaaatacgCAGTGAATTGGAAAAAATTGACACTAATCCAAATTAATttcttgaaaataaatagataaaagattaaagataaaatatacaataattcACAATGCTGAAatacttctgtttttgaatTGTAAAAGTCAGATTATACAAATggattaaaatatatatataaaaaaaaagtgctACCTTATACAGAAATGAACATACTTAGATGAGTAAAATACTAAGCAGATGTCGCATAAATGAAGGGAAAATTGGCTGATTTATTAGGTTCAAAAGAGGATTTCTAACTTCCGAAGTCCAACGAATTTAAAGGTGGCGACCGGCAGCTGTGAGGGGCGTGAAGGTGGGGCGACTGAACACAAAAGATTGAGTAAGCCGACCGGCGCAAACCTCGCCCCACCGCGCGAAAATTTAGCCACGTGTACGACTTGTTTATATCTTAATTAGAGAAAATAGGCTTCACGTAGCTAATTTTAATTGTCGAGTATCTATTTCTTGGCTATTGGttagttttgattttttttagatatcaGAAAATTGTGAAAACTGTAAATACTTCATCAAAACTAACAAGCcgtatttctattgaaattttTTAGACTTCATGGCTATAGGAGAATCCACCCCTTTTCCGTGCAAATAAACAGAATTAATGTGTAATACGATTTAAATGGCTTAATGAAGTGAGCGTCCAGATAAGAATTATAAATAGCGGAAAATACTGATAGTTCAACTTCTGATATATACTTTTCACACTTTTGCAGACACTATtatgtacacattttttttctggaaattTAAGTTCAATTCCAAGAGAACAATTCTATTTCAttcacatatatacatttattttggaTTTGACAGaacttaaaattgaattttattcttattttatgAGCAGGTTCAGTAGTTAGAATCTCTGAAATGCAATTGAAAGGCTCGATAAAAATAAACTTAGACATTCATAAGTGTCAATCTCTACAGTGAAGGTGGTAGTTTCATAatcaacagaaataaaaacaacaaagacGAACTTATTTATAGGGGAACTTTCGTGACATTTCGCTGAAAATTCCCACACCTATCAACCCTACAAATTTGCACCCTCGGATCTTAAGCTAGAAACACACGGCGAAAAAGCGCAGTGGGTTATTCATCGCCAGTGAAAGTTACCTAACATTTTTAATAATCCATAAATGATACGAAAAAAagattaaatatgaaaaataaacttatATGCCATAGTTAATCGGATTTGATGGCGAGTGGCCGGATATGAGAAGAACGTGGGAAAAAAGTGACCAATTTCAACCCTGCTATTGTGTTACAGTGTCCAGTGTCCGACAAAGTGTAATAAATCgacaaacaatgaaatatatctatACTGAAACCGATAATAAATGGTACTCGCCGCTAAAACTAGTCAATTATCATACTCAGAgttttggggttttttcccTTCTGATTATAAGTTGTTGGTTTATTTGTTTCTTgttgggttgggttttttttcccctttggttaatatatttccattgttattggtattttaaaatctgcaattaaaacgatttttcaaaagtaagaaaagaaaatatatcttcAGGTTTGAAGAAAGATAATAAATATTCGTTTTTACCTTCCGGTTTTGGTGATAATCATCTCTGTTCCTATGCCGTGAAATTTGCTCCAGAGATCTCTGTTTTCTAGcgttattttgatatttttgtccATGGTATCCCCCTGCCCGGGACCCAGCATCCGCTTGTGGTCGGAATGGGAAGATAGTGGAGGATACCCCCCGAATTGTTGACTCTGACCTTAAaacgaaaagaaaaacatttaaaaaatattgtttagaATAAGCACTATTCATTTATTATTGTGTTCCGTATGTCCTAGAAATTATTAAGTTTTTACGTATGTTAAACGTTAAGttaattgtattttcaaaagaaaaagacaaaCAAATTTCGCTATAACTTTTATATCTCTCTGTGAAAAATATACACGAATTGAAATtccatggtttttaaaaaaatattttcatatattaattCAGAATAGCAAACTAAATTTTAGAAAATGCATTTTGATGTCTGAAACAATGTTGggaatcttaattttttttaaaaagatatttgtCTATAAAATTAGAAATACGAGCATTTGTTTTCAGTAACAATCTTTCTGAATTGTGGAGATTGTGGTCCAATTCAATGATTTTATTATTATGGTATAAAGTTGCGTTAATTTTGTTTGCTGGCGGGAACGCGCGTGCACTAACGTCGCCCTACTGTGATATCAGCGTAAGGCACGTGCCCTCgacaaattgtcaaaaacaaCATCAGCTACTTGTTATCTCGGATCATGTATAAGAATGTCCACAATTATTATTCATTCTATTTATTCTGTACTTTTGCAGTAAGGAATTTGATAGCATACTTTGATTTCACTAACTTAATTTcagcattttttaaattaaaaaaaaatgaagaattccgaaaaaataaattgatgtgaTACAAAAATTACGTGATTTTCTAATTTTGTCTTAATCTTATATCGACAAATGAGAGGAAACCGTGGATGTCATCGGTAGAAATAAACAAAGAAACGGTCTGAAATTGACACGGAGGCTGTTGGAAATGACAGCCTCCATAAttacaaattttcatttatatagaGAATATAGGAAATAAGAGATAATTGAACTTCGTCGTGTATATTCATCTAAATTTGGAGCAAAATAAGAATATACAaatactaatatttaaaaatatcggCAGACAAattcatatatctttaaaactTACTAGCAAGACCCATGGGGTCGTGTGCGGGATGCACGGGAAATCCAAAGCTGAAAGCCTGTGGGGTGGGCATAAGTCCATGGCTCAACGGAAATGCCCTGGCCCTTTGGCTGATAATGTCTTCTTCATACCTAGGTGCAGATGTTGTAGCTCCCTGGGAGGAATAATGATTCCCCTGCAATAGGAGCATCGTTAAGGAGACAGGTAGCGAGTGTGTAATTTTGTTCAATCAGGTGATGTAAGATTCGCAGCATAGTTGATTTTGTGGTAAGGTGGCGGTACTGGGTTCTAATAAGGTAAGACTGAATGTTTTGACAAATAACTTTTacttatcaaatcaaaaggtAATGGTGAGTTTTCTTTTGTCTCCTCCAGTCCTGCCAAGATGCACGACTGTCAATCATGCAAGGTAACAATAGGTGTAATTATCCACTCAGTCGGTGCGCCGCGAAATTAGGCGCGATTCTCACCTGTGATTGGACaatctgattttaattgtttgttttttagaaGTACTTGTCCGAACCGTTCCGCGAcatttaaattaaaacaaacaatcacaAGTAGTAGGAAGAGTTTGTCAGAAAAATGATAACTTAATTATGAGACGATCACCTTTCAACAGAGACTTTGATTACACCCAAGCTAAGAAATTTCTTTTTCCACtgtttttagaaatgaaataattatgtCGTATTATTAAAGCTTACCATGACCCgttatattttatgatactCCGATGCAGAGAAATAAATGGATTGGCAAATATTggttgaaaaacaacacaatttACCTTATCTTGTGGTGCAAATACAGGCTACTAAATGAACGCCAAAAATTCGTCACTTTATCACAAAAAGTGTAGTGCTGAAACACAAATTCCCTCTATTTCCAACACCGTTTCCCCCAAAAGATGTTAAAAGCCCGAGTAGTAAgatgcaaaattttacaaattcttgTTGCAACTTTCACCAAAGAATCTTTCGGAGTTTGAGttagttttatcaaaattggcGATCTTTGAGCCTTGATGTGTTGATTTGTCATTTGCCTCGCCTGCCTCCCATCAGAATCTTGATGAAGACACGCCCCCTT encodes the following:
- the LOC125664586 gene encoding T-box transcription factor TBX1-like, producing MLLLQGNHYSSQGATTSAPRYEEDIISQRARAFPLSHGLMPTPQAFSFGFPVHPAHDPMGLASQSQQFGGYPPLSSHSDHKRMLGPGQGDTMDKNIKITLENRDLWSKFHGIGTEMIITKTGRRMFPTLKVNLEGLDPHSKYILLVDIVPVDDCRYKYHNSEWVVTGKAEPHMPGRLYIHPDSPASGSHWMKQPMTFHKLKLTNNNLDQNGHIILNSMHKYQPRVHVVQANDIFTMRWNSFNTYAFEETVFIAVTAYQNEQITQLKIDNNPFAKGFRDNGMGRRDHRLSMKRPAGEENISEIGKDNFSKKIKLEEEGNERKVSARIKSEDESDSIPPTPEPHHTDVLDGDLQPLHAKASPISGSASGPLKATSPTQSANLQQTHCQYMSSAVKSYSQSCMASSNDQIYYPHHSPINRSSPASSFLPVSTTSALLQPVSSSLDLHSINPQMQSCRLPQQSNDCALRQPSGHLSSNHSYGIRTTPPTQHPSLPSCTYMQPTQPYPSHLTPNVHMMNMNFTGIS